ATTTTTTATTAATTGTGGACATCCTAACACAGTCGATGTCATAGAATTTTCGGAGAAATCGGTGCTACGGTCATAATATGACAGTAGGTCTTCAACTGGTGCTATAGTTACTTTAAGTTGTTCTGAGCATTCAAATGTGACATCTTACAAGAATAAAGGCCAGCTTATGACAACATGTTCGACGTGATCCTCGCATCCTCTCGTTCTTTGAACAATGAGGAAGGAGTGCAGTCAGAGCTCGGAGGAAAACCAGTCAGTCAGGAGCCAGTGAAAGCAGTACCAGTCACTCATTATTTTATAATCCAATTTTTCTGATGTATTTTGCAAGCTGAAGAAGTTTGCCGAGGGGATTTTCTCCCAGAGATGCTCAGAGCGACATAATCCATATGGGAGGAGGTTTAAGTCCCATAAGTGAGTGTTATATTACATATTTACAACccatcttattttttttttatttctattcttccagctttaaaaGGAACCGTTTGGCTTGATTTTGGTCCCAAAATGTTTTGATTTATGGTTTGGGTTCAAAGTAACCACTCATAATAGGAACCAATGTCATAGGACGCCTGTGCTGGAAAGCTTTCTTGCACAAAGTCCTGAAGGTAAACTTCTCCAGTTGCACGTTTGTTTCCTAAAAATCCCTATTTAAGGGCTGTTCTTATTTTTGTGGATTTCCAATTCTATACTTTGCACTCTGCTTCAGCCACCAGCTCCCACCCcctaaaaataagaaaaaaacaattcgAAGGGTTACCTTTTCTCCAGAGGCATCTGGGCCAAGGGCTACCTGCACCATGATGCTAACTCCGTTCTGTTGAGAGATGCCATGTATTTATATTATGTATTAAGTGTTATGCATCACACTGCAACTAAAGAGCACCAGAGACATCTCATATTCAGCAACACTAAATGTGGTTGTGACTCCCTTTATTAATCATTAGATttgtactaaaaaaaaaaatatgacttTGAATATCAGTGATAATAATTGTTGACTGGatttcaaaacattttaacCTTGGGTGGACAATTAATTAGACATAAACATGAGAACTACTTGACAGTGTGAATCACAGTGAACAGAAAAGGTCTACCTTAAGTCAGTGACAGTTAAGTAAAAAACAGCTGTTATAGCCTTGAGattttgaggggaaaaaaacatacaCTAACCTTGGTAAAGAAAGGAGTGATGAAAACAAAGAAGACATCGTACACAAGTAGGAGGCTCAGCAGAATCACACAGATCTGTGAGATGTCAGAGGGaaaaacaaatcattcttaaacTGAAGATTCAGACTGCtccattaaaaaggaattacAATTACAGCTACGGTCCCTGATATTTTAAAGGTGAAATGCGTCAACTAAAAGTGAATGTGTCAGCTTCCTGTCTGAATGAGCATCCATAAACACTGCAAGGACAAAGTGACCGGGtcactttcactttcaacaTGACACACGTCTAAACTGCGTGCAGTAAGATTAATGGACAGATATGCAACAGCATTGATTCAGAATATGATCTGCTTTTTAAAGGAATCCCACACTAAGCATTACTTAATAAACCATCAGCACTTTCCTAAGCCTAAGTGCTTTTTCACAGTGCTCTTGAGCCaaacaagtggaaaaaaaacccaacaacaatTCAAACGTGTTCAAACAAGTTTGAGGTCAAAGCTGGAGCTGCAGTCTCTCATCTCTAACTGCCATAGGACACAGAGCTCAGCAAAGACGTGGCACAACACTTTAACAAACCATGAACATTTAATGCAACCCATCCCACATCTGAGACTGGCTTGAAAGCCCAAGCagaccccccacccccaccgaCTCCGGTGACCAGCCAACCCTTCAGTTAATCTTCTGAACAAATTGACAGAACTGGCTGTTCTGTTGGCCATGAGGATGTGCAAGTCAGCGCAAGTGCTTAATACGTACCTTGAAATTGGACAGTGAAATGGTCTTCATGAAGTTGAGGCAGAAAGCAACGCCAAGGAGGTCCTGCAAGATCCAGATCCATCTATAGGGACACAGCAGCTTTCTGATCTACTGCCTTTTTTTAATCTAAGCATGGGTTCTAACAGGTAACTACAGCAACAAGCAGGGCATCTCTACTTCAGGCTAAAGCAGAAAGGATATATCACAGCATATATGCCATTAGAAATAACACTAAAAGTTAAAAGCGAACTCATTAATATATGCTTAAGAAAGTACCAAGCCTCAGGTCACTGTTTGCATCATGATGATCTTACTTTCAGACACTAGTCCCATTTATGCAGCTGCATGTAATACAGGTGACAGAAACATTTCAACAACAACGTGAGCGCTCAGGATCACTTTCCCCGAGAGCACTTTCTCCTACACCACTCAATCTGCCCCGCGGGGTAATGGCACAGCCTTGTTTAAAGTTTCTACTTAAACCGCAGAGGTGCGTTACCTGTCTTCATTTCTGTAAACTCCCCAGACCACAGCAATACTAATGCACACAGCAGCCAGCAGGACAGACCTCACTGAGAAGTTCTTGTTTCGGACAGAGACActataaaaaagaaacacacacagacttaaaaacaacaaacacaggcTCTTGGGTGGAAGAGAAAGACAATGTTTATCTTGTCAAGCTGGGAGGAATTACTGCATtattgggaaaaaaacaactgaaaaataAGTTTTTTGTGCACAACCGGTTGTTTATCAATTAGGATAGAGATATATTTGCTCAAGCCGAATTAAACACTGTTAACATCTGCATATTTTTGTAGTTGGGTTCATAATCCTTTTTGAAACAAGGGATGCTCGTACCTTAGAGTGCCACAGCCAACTTTGTCCATCACTGCATCAAAACAGCTGAAAAGTGCTGAGGCAGAAGCGAAGCAGAATATAGCAATAATGATGTAAACTGGGgaggaataaaaaagaaaagcggATCACATCAGCGAAACACCAGGTAACGTTATTCTGTCAAACCCAAAAGAGCGCGTTTTCTGGTTTTCTTTTTCGGGATGAACTCACCGAGAATGTTGTAGAAGTAGTACATCAGGACCAACATCCCACACATCATGGCAACAAAGATGACCACTTTGAGAGGAGAGTACAGGAAAAGCTCTCCACTGTCTGCTTTGTtttcaccacctcctcctcctcctcctcctccatcactATTCAAACGGTCCCTGCCAtgaggaggaaaaagaaaattttTGAGAGGAACGCGGGGCAAAATCCACAATACTGACGCCTATTCTGGTCAGGACAAAATTGATAGCACGGCAACTCGTGTGACTGGTGGGAAAGTGCAAAACATTTATGACACGGTTACTGCATCTACAGTCACCTTGATAATGTCTTCACAATAATATCCTTCTTGCTTAATCGATGATACATGTGAAAATGGAGTTTAAACTTTACAAAATAGGGGATAACGAGCTCACCTCTCACAGGCCCCGCTCCAGAAGCCACCTAAGGTGACTGTCAAAACAGAAATCAGTAGGATGACCGCAATGCTTGGATCGATCTTTGCATAAGGCGGCGCATACAGCTTCACCTGCATTTCCTCACCAAATACCTGAGGACAAACAAGAATGACTAAATAACAAGCAGCTTCACAGTcttgtaggttttttttttgtttataccACGCTCACATGTCAAATGGGTATTTGGTGAGTGCAAGATGCGAACCTACGACCAAagcaaacttttcatttttcacagaaaacatGATCGTCAATGTTGAAAACTTCCTTCCACGTAaacagattattattattattattattaaggcTGGGAGACGATGAAAGTTATCAGATGAAACATGGTAAGTTATACGTTTTGTATGACTAGATGCGACGGTTGACTGGGATTTCTGACCTGCCGTGCTTCCAGAAAGTCCCTATACCTCATGAGGGCCAGAGGAATTTTGACCTTTGCATACTCCGAGTTGTTGGCTGAAGGAGTGATCTGAAAAACAGAGTATTATGGAGGACGAGGTGAGACTTTGTTATCCGGCCCTAAGTGCAATCAAAGGTATGcggccaaagaaaaaaaaggaaggtgAACTGCTTATAGtgacagaaaaatgcaaaaaaaaaaaaatgcaaaaaaaaaaaggcatttcaCTGGGAAAATGTGTCTACACAGAACTGAAACTTCCAAAACCATTTGTGTGCAACTTCTTTCATTCTGAAACACTTTCTGTGGGTGCAACGTACAAGTTACACTGTTGTTTCCTGACAACCACTCATAAAATTGCACACCGCCTAATGACTAATAATTGTTACTGAGCCTTTTATGCAGCAAATTAATTTCCATTTCAA
This Odontesthes bonariensis isolate fOdoBon6 chromosome 1, fOdoBon6.hap1, whole genome shotgun sequence DNA region includes the following protein-coding sequences:
- the sppl2a gene encoding signal peptide peptidase-like 2A isoform X3; this encodes MEGLFRVVILTAVFLTSQINCQEAILHISNGVANREYCIVHNHSWTPLSPTLDNATQFPLVNLTSALLCNVSGFSPDVLKGKAVVVMRGDCDFSQKALVAQSLGATTLLIASNKSLITPSANNSEYAKVKIPLALMRYRDFLEARQVFGEEMQVKLYAPPYAKIDPSIAVILLISVLTVTLGGFWSGACERDRLNSDGGGGGGGGGENKADSGELFLYSPLKVVIFVAMMCGMLVLMYYFYNILVYIIIAIFCFASASALFSCFDAVMDKVGCGTLSVSVRNKNFSVRSVLLAAVCISIAVVWGVYRNEDRWIWILQDLLGVAFCLNFMKTISLSNFKICVILLSLLLVYDVFFVFITPFFTKNGVSIMVQVALGPDASGEKLPVVMRVPRFSAWAQNLCGMQFSILGYGDIIVPGLLVAYCSRFDVWVNSSKKIYFLSCCIAYLLGMILTFAVMLLSGMGQPALLYLVPFTLITSAVVAGCRGEMRQFWAGTTYEVLDSTREPLLPEGRTDRSVDA
- the sppl2a gene encoding signal peptide peptidase-like 2A isoform X2, whose translation is MEGLFRVVILTAVFLTSQINCQEAILHISNGVANREYCIVHNHSWTPLSPTLDNATQFPLVNLTSALLCNVSGFSPDVLKGKAVVVMRGDCDFSQKALVAQSLGATTLLIASNKSLITPSANNSEYAKVKIPLALMRYRDFLEARQVFGEEMQVKLYAPPYAKIDPSIAVILLISVLTVTLGGFWSGACERDRLNSDGGGGGGGGGENKADSGELFLYSPLKVVIFVAMMCGMLVLMYYFYNILVYIIIAIFCFASASALFSCFDAVMDKVGCGTLSVSVRNKNFSVRSVLLAAVCISIAVVWGVYRNEDRWIWILQDLLGVAFCLNFMKTISLSNFKICVILLSLLLVYDVFFVFITPFFTKNGVSIMVQVALGPDASGEKTQGNMVEIPAEPQAPSEKLPVVMRVPRFSAWAQNLCGMQFSILGYGDIIVPGLLVAYCSRFDVWVNSSKKIYFLSCCIAYLLGMILTFAVMLLSGMGQPALLYLVPFTLITSAVVAGCRGEMRQFWAGTTYEREELTAP